CTCGTTTTTTAGGGATTTTATCGTTACACTTGCCGTTGCATTGTATTCGCTTGGAGGTAAATTTTGTTCCACCTTTTTTTCAAGTATATTTATCTCTTGGCGTAAAATTTCATAATTTTGCCTATCTATCTTTAAACTTCTTTGATGAGCCTCAAGCTCGATTTGTTTATTGTTTAGTTTTAAATTTAGCTCGCTTATATTATTTTCTAAATTTTTTACTTCTGCTTGTTTATCGGCAAATTTGGCAGTCATTTCATCAAGCTTTAAATTTGTTTCGCTAATTTTTTTATTTTGATCGATGATAGCTACACTTTGTTCATTTAAATTTTTAGCATTTTTTTGCAAAGTCTCATTTGTTTTTAGATACTGGGCATTTAGCTCGCCAAATTCTTTTTGAGCATTGGATAGCTTTGCTTTTAACTCTTTTATGTCATTATCTGCATATGCGTTTAGTTCTTTAAATTTTGTATTTTCTAGCTTTAGTTTTTCAAGGTCTTTAGCCATACTTAAGACCATTGCATTACTTGTCTTAAGCTCTTCTTCGGTTTTTAAATTTCTATCTTTTAATGTTTCATGTTCTTTTTTTAAAGCCATCAAACTTGCGTTTAATTCCAAGTTTTGACCGTTATAATTTTTAGCTGTATCATCTTTAGCCTGCAAACTTTTTTGCAAAAGCTTAAGCTCATAGCGGCTTGTATCAAGAGCGGTTTTTGTATCTTCTAAGCTCTTTTTTAAGTCTAGCACGGAATTTGCTTTCTTTGAAAGCTCATCCTCCATAACAAGTCTTTGAGTTTCAAACCCTTCAGTTATGATTCTAAGCTCTTTATTGTGTTTAAAACTTAAATTTGAAGCGTCATTTCTTTCTTGTTCAAGCTCGTTTTGTAAAGTTTCAAGCTCATTTTTGCTTAGAATTCTCATTTGTAAGATATTTTCATTAAGCTCATCTATCTTTTGAGCTTGCTCTTTAACCTTGGACAATAACTCGATGTTTTGGCTGCTTAAGGCGCTTATATTTGCCTCTGCTTGATCTTTTTCCTTAGCAAATTTCTCTTGCATTTGAGCTTTATAGTTTTTGTCGCTAATACTTAATTCATTTAAAGCGTTTTCAAGGTCAACTATCTTTTTCTCATAAGCCTTAGAGCTTTCTATCATGTCGGCTTGTGCTTCGTTTAAGCGTTTAGTTATATTTTCTATGTTGATAAAATGCTGCGCTTCAAGCTCCGTTAGATTATGAGAATTTTTTTGATTTATAAGCTCCTTTTCGTTTTCGAATTCCTCTTTTAGTAAATTTACCTTGCTTATAAATTCGATATTTTTCTCACTCATATCGATATTATCTTGTGCTAAAATCGCATTTTTACTAGCTAGTTCGCGTACTAAAGATTGAAGCTCCTCGACGTTAGTACTTAACTGCGTTTCATCGTTTAAGACGAAATTTTGAGTATAGCTTTTTGGTGTTATATAACCGCCATACTCAAACAAATCATCCTTGCTTATATACTTAGCCTTTTCTTCTTGAGGTAAATTTTCAAAGCTGATGAGATGGATAGGATGTTGGCGTTCACCCTCTTTAAATTCAGTGTTTTTGTCACTAAGTCCTATCCATATAGCAATTGTAAAAAAAGTTAAAAAGATAGCCGATACGAGAAGCTTCAAGCCTATTATCCTCTTTTGGCAATAATATCTTTTACTACGACATGCGCGTGATTTAGTGCGGCAACTATTGAGCCGCCGTTTTTAAGAACTATATCTCCTCCGATATAAAGCGACGGTATATTGCTTTGATATTTCTCATCGACTATTGGATTGCCTTTTTCGTCCATTGCGATTTGACATTTTTGTAAAAAATCAACCGGACTTGAGCCTCCTATGGCATAAACAACGCGGTCATATACACGAATTTTACCGTTTGAGTAGTGCACTCTAACACGTCCACTTTCGTTTTCTAACTCTGTTATATCGTGATTTAAACGGACTTTGATCTTTTTATGTTTTTCAAGCTCCCACAAAGCATCTTTGTTTGTTTCGTTTACACGTGAAAAATCATCTCTTCTATAAGCTATCGTAGTTTTGTTATATAAACAAAGCTCAATCGCGTATTCAACGGCAGAATTTCCACCTCCTACAACTAAAACCTTCTCGCCTTTAGTGCAGTTATCAAGGTTAAAATTTATCACTTGGTTTAGTGAAGGCGGGATTTTATAATCCGGCTTATTTGGCCTGCCCATTTTGCCGATAGATATCATTACGCTTTTTGCCTTAAAGGTTGCATTTGCAGTTGTCACGTTAAGTAGATCACCGTCTTTTTTGATACTTTCAACCTCGGAGTTAAATATAGCCTTAATCTTTTCTTCATCTAAAAGCTTATCAAAAAAGTCAAGTGTGCTCTCTTTTGTTCCATCTTCAAACGCAACAACTCCGTGAATAGTGCTATCTTGACCCTTATACTCTTTATCTACGCGTTTATTGTCTTTATAAAATTTTCTTATAGTTTGACTATGATTATCACCTTTTTCTAACAATAGAACATTATGAAGTCCGTTTCTTTTAGCCTCAACAACCGTAGCTATACCGCAAGGACCACCGCCGACTACGACTAAATCATAAATATTTTGCATATTTTTCTCCATAAACATTAAATAACTTATGAATTTAACAAAAAAAAGATTAAAAACTAAGAAAATTTATTAGCTAAAGTATAATTTGGGAAATATAAAAAGAGAAATTTTAGTGCAAAAATTTGCACTAAAATTATGTTGTTAAGCTTTTTTTAGGAAGTCTGCGATTAAAAATGCAAGCTCAAGCGCTTGATCGGCATTTAAGCGAGGGTCGCATTGTGTTTCATAGCGCTCTTCTAGGCTTTGTTCTGTTACGTTTAGTGTTCCGCCGGTGCACTCGGTAACATCTTGTCCCGTCATCTCAAGATGTATGCCACCAGGATGAGTTCCTTCTGCCTTGTGTATCTCAAAAAAGCTTCTAACTTCGCTTATGATTTTATCAAATTCGCGTGTTTTATAGTTGTTCGAGCTTTTTACGGTATTGCCATGCATAGGGTCTATGCTGTAAAGTATATTTAATCCTTCTCTCTTTAGCTCGCGCAAAATTTGAGGTAAATTTTTCTCTATCTTATCAGCTCCCATACGGATGATGACATTTAGTCTGCCAACCTCATTTTCTGGGTTAAGCTTATTTGATAGATCGATAATATCTTGAGCCGTAGCCGTAGGTCCGATCTTAACACCGATGGCGTTTTTTATACCGCTTAAGAAATGCACGTGAGCGTCATCTACACCCCTGGTTCTTTCACCTATCCAAAGCATGTGCGCAGAACAATCATACCAATCTCCGGTCAAGCTATCCTCTCTGGTCATAGCCTCTTCATAAGGCAACAAAAGCGCCTCATGTGAGGTATAAACGGCTGTTTGAGTTAGCGTAGGAGTATTTTCAGACGTTAGCCCGCAAGCTGCCATAAAGGCAAGAGTTTTGGTTAGCTCATCGGCAAGTTGTGCATATTTTTCGCCGATATCAGGCTTTTTAATAAAGCCCAAATTCCACTTATGCACTTGATGTAAATCAGCCAAACCACCGCGAGAAAACGCTCTAAGCAAGTTCATTGTTGATGCGCTTTGATAGTAAGCTTCTATCATGCGTTTTGCATCAGGAATTCTGGCCGCTTCGTTAAATTCAAAGCCATTTATGATATCTCCACGATAGCTAGGAAGCCTTACTCCTGCTACCTCTTCAAAGTCACTACTTCTAGGCTTTGCAAACTGTCCTGCCATACGCCCTACTTTGACGATAGGACAGCCTCCTGCAAATGTCAAAACAATAGCCATTTGAAGCAAAAGCTTAAACATATCTCTTATGTTATTTGCGCCTAAATTTAAAAAGCTCTCGGCACAATCCCCGCCTTGAAGCAAAAATGCGTTACCATCGCAAGCTTTTGCAAGCTCTGTTTTTAATTTTCTAGCCTCACCCGCAAAAACAAGCGGCGGAAGGGTTTTAAGTTTAGTTTCAACATCTCTCAACTCGTCTAAATTCGGATAAACAGGCTGCTGTAAAGCCCTGTATTTCCTCCAACTGTCACGACTCCAACTCATAAAAAACCTTTATTGATTAAATTTAATCTCACGATTATAGCACTTAAAACTTAAAGTAAATTCTAAATTTTACATTAATCAACTCTTAAACATAAAAGCCCTATAATCTCGCACTTAAACTAAAAACATTAACACTCTCAAGGTAACAAATGGACATTAAAAATCAAAAAGCACAGGGCTTCTTCTATGCCGTAAGTTCGTTTGTTGCTTGGGGATTTTTTCCGATATTTTTTAAGCTTTTTGACGAAAGTGTAAGCGCATATGAAATTTTAGCTCACCGTATAATTTGGTCTGTATTTTTCATGTCGATCGTTCTTTTGTTTATCAAAAAACTTCAAAATATTAAAATTTTACTTCAAAATAAAAGCACAAGAAAGGCTCTTTTTTTAAGCGGTTTATTGATTAGTGCAAACTGGGGAGTTTACGTATACGCAGTAGCTAATGATAAAATTTTAGAGGCTAGTTTGGGGTATTTTATCAACCCGTTAATGAACATTATATTTGGATTTTTAGTCTTTAAAGAGAAGATAAGTAAGATTTCAGCCATTGCGATATTTATCGTGATATTTGCCATCGGGGTTCAAATTTATGCCCTAAAAGCACTTCCTGTTATATCACTGCTTTTGCCGATAACATTTGCACTTTACGGAGTTGTTAGAAAGCAGATAAGAGTCGCCGCGCTTGAAGGGCTTTTTATAGAAACATTACTTGTTTTGCCTTTTGCACTTGGATATGTTTTTTATCTATCCTTGATCTCGCAAAACCACTTCACAAACGGCACAAATACAACCATTATGATAATTTCAGGTATCGCTACCGTCGTGCCGTTACTGGCATTTAATGCTGCCACCACCCGTATAAATTTAAGCACGATCGGCTATATACAGTATCTTTCTCCCACCCTCTCTATGCTGTGCGGTGTGTTTTTATTTCATGAAGAGCTTGGATTTTACAGAGGAATTTCATTTGTTCTTATATGGATCGCACTATTTTTAAGTGGTTTTGGTACTATGATAAACACAAAGTCAAAGTCATGAAAGAAGAACGACTAGGTCTTATTTTTGGCATTAGCGCATTTTGCCTATGGGGCTTTTTGGTTGTATTTTTTAAACAATTTAATGGAGTTAATCCATATGAGATAGTAGCTCACAGAGTGCTCTGGTCGGTTTTAGTGCTGCTTTTAGTTTTGGTATATCTAAGACGTATTTCATCTTTGATTAAAATTTTACTAAATTTCAATGTAACATTTTGGCTGTTTATTAGCGGGCTTTTACTTAGCTCAAGCTGGTGTATATTTGTTTATACCGTAGATGCAGGGCTTGTTTTAGAGGCAGGTTTTGGAAATTTCATAAGCCCCTTGCTTTCTATACTTATTGGCTGCTTTGCTCTTAAAGAAAATATAACAAACGGTGCAAAAGTTGCCGTCTTTTTTGTGGTTTTAGCTATCTTGATCCAAAGCTTAACACTTGGCTCCTTGCCTGTTCTCTCCATTCTTTTAGCAACTATAGTTGCAATTTACGGGCTCATCAAGAAAAAGATAAGGGTTGCAGCACTTGAGGGACTTTTTGTAGAAAATTTACTGATTACGCCAATTGCCATGACTTACTTTTTATATCTTTTGCATAGTTCTCAAAGTCATTTTATGGCTGATTTAAACGGCTTTTTACTGATACTTTGCGGTCCTGTTACAGTTGTGCCCTTGCTGCTTTTTAGTGCAGCAACCACACGTATAAATTTAAGCACCATGGGGTATTTGCAGTATATAAATCCCAGCATTTCCATACTTTTGGCGATATTTTTATACGGCGAAAGTGTAGGAATTTATAAAATCATCTCTTTTTGCCTAATCTGGGTCGCACTTGCTATAATAACGCTTGAAGGATTTTACAAATACAAAAAAGGACACAAATGAATGACGATATAGGTTTTTATCTATTTTTGGCTATAGCGGCGGCTATGTTTTTGTTTTTTCAGATACAAAAACTAACAAGAAAACTCGACAAAGAAGAAGCTTTAAAGCCCATTAGCGGTAGTGGCACAGCAAATAACACAAACAAACAAAATTCTAAAAATTATCAAGGTTTTTGTGACGCTATAGATAATGAAATTCGCTTATTAAGGCAAGATGCACTAAATAACGATATCTTAAAAAACGAAGAAAATAGAGATAAATTTTTAGAAGAGCTAAGCAATATCAGTAAAAAACTAACATTTATCCAAACCATGAATGCAAACAAAGATGCGCAACAATGGGAAGCCCAACTGTTTGAAATTCTAAACAGGATAGAGGTTTTGGTAGATGAAAATTTCAAAGAAGCACAAGCAATAAATGATCGAACAAGGCTAAATTTAGAAAAACACTTTGAAAATTTATAAGATAAATTTAACAAGACAAGCTTCTTGTTAAATTTTCTTTTTTAGAGCCATTATGCGATCATAAGAGGCTTTTATACGCTCCTTGCTTATCTTTTTTTCATTTACGCCGTCAATTATATGCTGCACAACGATCTCTGCAGTGCGTTGTTTTGAAATTTTAAATTCACTAAAAAGCAAGATATCGCCTCCTGCATTTATAAATTTAACGATCTTATCTTTAAGTGCGCCTTCTCCAACGCCTTTCATAAGCATGTCATCGCTTATAACAACACCCTTAAAACCAAGCTGTTTGCGAAGTAGATCATTTATAACTTTTTTTGAAAAGGTGGCAGGCTGAGTTACATCTAAACCATCAACATACAAGTGTCCGACCATAACGATATCGGCTAAATTTTTATTTATAGCGTCTTCATAAGGCAAAAGTGCAGCACTATCTAGCGCAACAATAGTCTTGTCTTTATGAGAATCTTGCGCAGAGCTGCCATGACCGGGAAAATGTTTTAAAGTTGTTAAAACTTTCTCTTTAGCAAATGCCCTTAAAAAAGAATTGGCATAAAAACTTATCTTTGTTGCATTTTGACTATAAGCACGCTCTTTTGCTCCAATTATCGGAGAATTTATATCGTGTAGATCAAGAACGGGAGCAAAATTTAGATTAATACCAAGTTCTTTTAAATTTCTAGCCATCTTGACATACATCTCATAAGTCTGGCTGATATTAAGAGTTTGAGCCACTTCAAACGCACTCGGGTAGGTAAAACCAAGTGACTTTAAACGACTGATGTTGCCACCCTCTTCGTCAATAGCTATGAAAATTTTACCATTTTTTTCTTTTATGGCTTTTGTTAAAGCTTTTAAATTTTCTTTATCACTAACATTTCTAGCTAAAAGCATAACTCCGCCAAAGCGTCCGTAACCGGCATCGCTTAACATAGCTTTAACATTAGTATCTTTTAAATTTGAACCGTGAAAACCGACCATAACCATTTGCGATGCCATAGCTCTAAGACTAACTTCACTTGCACACAAATGCACGCTAAAAAACGCAAATAACAAATATAAAAATTTCATACTTTATCTCAAATTTATCGTTTTTCTAAAAGAGATCGAACACTTTCGTAAACGTCTTTTCCATCAAGCATTTTAACGACTTCGCATGCGATAGGAGTGTAGATGTCATTTTCTTTAGCTATCTTTAAAATAGCCCTAGCCGTTTCTACGCCCTCAGCAACCTCTCCAAGCTCGTTTAAAATTTTCTCCAAGCTCTCATTTTTAGCCAGTCCGATACCTACACGGTAGTTTCTTGATAAAACGCTTGATGCTGTCAAGAAAAGATCTCCCGCTCCGCTAAGACCCAAGAATGTCTCGTCTTTTGCACCAAAAAATTTGCCAAATCTAGCCATCTCGACAAGACCTCTTGAGATAAGACTAGCGCGAGCATTATTGCCAAGTCCAAGTCCGTCACAAATTCCTCCTGCGATAGCGATCACGTTTTTATAAGCGCCACAAATTTCAGCACCTATAACATCATCTGAGGCATAAGCCTTTATGTAGCTAGGAAAAAATCCTGCAAATTCAAGAGCCAGGTTTTGATTAACCGAGCTTATCACAATAGCGCATGGAAGCTTCTTTTCAACCTCTTTTGCAAAAGTAGGTCCGGATAGAAAAGCTAAATTTTCCTTTGGAACATATCGTTGGTAAAT
This is a stretch of genomic DNA from Campylobacter sp. RM6914. It encodes these proteins:
- a CDS encoding NAD(P)H-dependent glycerol-3-phosphate dehydrogenase, which codes for MKIAVIGAGKWGSALFHALSEKNECVISSRTPRDIKNFVSLKEALECKYLVFTIPTQAVAQWLEQNFKYNGQKILVASKGIETKSSRFLNEIYQRYVPKENLAFLSGPTFAKEVEKKLPCAIVISSVNQNLALEFAGFFPSYIKAYASDDVIGAEICGAYKNVIAIAGGICDGLGLGNNARASLISRGLVEMARFGKFFGAKDETFLGLSGAGDLFLTASSVLSRNYRVGIGLAKNESLEKILNELGEVAEGVETARAILKIAKENDIYTPIACEVVKMLDGKDVYESVRSLLEKR
- a CDS encoding class II 3-deoxy-7-phosphoheptulonate synthase, translating into MSWSRDSWRKYRALQQPVYPNLDELRDVETKLKTLPPLVFAGEARKLKTELAKACDGNAFLLQGGDCAESFLNLGANNIRDMFKLLLQMAIVLTFAGGCPIVKVGRMAGQFAKPRSSDFEEVAGVRLPSYRGDIINGFEFNEAARIPDAKRMIEAYYQSASTMNLLRAFSRGGLADLHQVHKWNLGFIKKPDIGEKYAQLADELTKTLAFMAACGLTSENTPTLTQTAVYTSHEALLLPYEEAMTREDSLTGDWYDCSAHMLWIGERTRGVDDAHVHFLSGIKNAIGVKIGPTATAQDIIDLSNKLNPENEVGRLNVIIRMGADKIEKNLPQILRELKREGLNILYSIDPMHGNTVKSSNNYKTREFDKIISEVRSFFEIHKAEGTHPGGIHLEMTGQDVTECTGGTLNVTEQSLEERYETQCDPRLNADQALELAFLIADFLKKA
- a CDS encoding NAD(P)-binding domain-containing protein, translating into MQNIYDLVVVGGGPCGIATVVEAKRNGLHNVLLLEKGDNHSQTIRKFYKDNKRVDKEYKGQDSTIHGVVAFEDGTKESTLDFFDKLLDEEKIKAIFNSEVESIKKDGDLLNVTTANATFKAKSVMISIGKMGRPNKPDYKIPPSLNQVINFNLDNCTKGEKVLVVGGGNSAVEYAIELCLYNKTTIAYRRDDFSRVNETNKDALWELEKHKKIKVRLNHDITELENESGRVRVHYSNGKIRVYDRVVYAIGGSSPVDFLQKCQIAMDEKGNPIVDEKYQSNIPSLYIGGDIVLKNGGSIVAALNHAHVVVKDIIAKRG
- a CDS encoding glycoside hydrolase family 3 protein translates to MKFLYLLFAFFSVHLCASEVSLRAMASQMVMVGFHGSNLKDTNVKAMLSDAGYGRFGGVMLLARNVSDKENLKALTKAIKEKNGKIFIAIDEEGGNISRLKSLGFTYPSAFEVAQTLNISQTYEMYVKMARNLKELGINLNFAPVLDLHDINSPIIGAKERAYSQNATKISFYANSFLRAFAKEKVLTTLKHFPGHGSSAQDSHKDKTIVALDSAALLPYEDAINKNLADIVMVGHLYVDGLDVTQPATFSKKVINDLLRKQLGFKGVVISDDMLMKGVGEGALKDKIVKFINAGGDILLFSEFKISKQRTAEIVVQHIIDGVNEKKISKERIKASYDRIMALKKKI
- the rarD gene encoding EamA family transporter RarD, whose translation is MKEERLGLIFGISAFCLWGFLVVFFKQFNGVNPYEIVAHRVLWSVLVLLLVLVYLRRISSLIKILLNFNVTFWLFISGLLLSSSWCIFVYTVDAGLVLEAGFGNFISPLLSILIGCFALKENITNGAKVAVFFVVLAILIQSLTLGSLPVLSILLATIVAIYGLIKKKIRVAALEGLFVENLLITPIAMTYFLYLLHSSQSHFMADLNGFLLILCGPVTVVPLLLFSAATTRINLSTMGYLQYINPSISILLAIFLYGESVGIYKIISFCLIWVALAIITLEGFYKYKKGHK
- the rarD gene encoding EamA family transporter RarD; this translates as MDIKNQKAQGFFYAVSSFVAWGFFPIFFKLFDESVSAYEILAHRIIWSVFFMSIVLLFIKKLQNIKILLQNKSTRKALFLSGLLISANWGVYVYAVANDKILEASLGYFINPLMNIIFGFLVFKEKISKISAIAIFIVIFAIGVQIYALKALPVISLLLPITFALYGVVRKQIRVAALEGLFIETLLVLPFALGYVFYLSLISQNHFTNGTNTTIMIISGIATVVPLLAFNAATTRINLSTIGYIQYLSPTLSMLCGVFLFHEELGFYRGISFVLIWIALFLSGFGTMINTKSKS